One segment of Burkholderia multivorans ATCC BAA-247 DNA contains the following:
- the efp gene encoding elongation factor P yields the protein MKTAQELRVGNVVQIGSDAWVISKTEYNKSGRNAAVVKLKMKNLLTNAGQESVYKADDKFDVVVLDRKEVTYSYFADPMYVFMDADYNQYEVEAEMMGDALNYLEDGMACEVVFYNEKAISVELPTILVREITYTEPAVKGDTSSGKVLKNAKLATGFELQVPLFCNTGDKIEIDTRTHEYRSRA from the coding sequence ATGAAGACCGCACAGGAACTCCGCGTAGGCAACGTCGTGCAGATCGGCAGCGACGCTTGGGTCATCTCGAAGACGGAATACAACAAGTCGGGCCGTAACGCCGCCGTCGTCAAGCTGAAGATGAAGAACCTGCTGACGAACGCAGGCCAGGAATCGGTCTACAAGGCCGACGACAAGTTCGACGTCGTCGTGCTCGACCGCAAGGAAGTGACGTACTCGTACTTCGCCGACCCGATGTACGTGTTCATGGACGCCGACTACAACCAGTACGAAGTCGAAGCGGAAATGATGGGCGACGCGCTCAACTACCTCGAGGACGGCATGGCGTGCGAAGTCGTGTTCTACAACGAGAAGGCGATCTCGGTCGAACTGCCGACGATCCTCGTTCGCGAGATCACGTACACGGAACCGGCCGTCAAGGGCGACACGTCGTCGGGCAAGGTGCTGAAGAACGCGAAGCTCGCGACGGGCTTCGAACTGCAGGTGCCGCTGTTCTGCAACACCGGCGACAAGATCGAAATCGACACGCGCACGCACGAGTACCGCAGCCGCGCGTAA
- a CDS encoding sigma-54-dependent transcriptional regulator, whose translation MPHALIVEDDPNSLSGLTALLAADGFSVDTATSLAEARTALGRSIPDVVLVDLNLPDGSGFDLLQHLPQQQPNGSLPVIVLTGNATVESAIEGLRHGIWDYLLKPINIPRLRSLLARIPRPYELIDEVQSLRTSLRQLGRFGALVGRSEAMQHVYDMIEHNARTETAVLFSGEAGTGKKLAARTLHDLSRRRKGPFVSFDCRTLAQAGRHGASLDSVLFGHERGAFDGADRREVGLFEQAGGGTLFLDEITALPLVLQEALLHALDSQNFMRIGGTSTIASDFRLIAATRRPAREAVANGTLREDLWLRLDAASITMPPLRERDGDALAIADALIDQLNRDAHATGRGTTDKRAAPGFVRECLSYEWPGNVRELQERVRFAYDASGDFIETLRAGEASFAAGAALNGSSVQIKVGTPLSDVEDLLIRATLDAVGGTRHRAATLLGISPKTLYNKLQRMKVN comes from the coding sequence ATGCCACACGCCCTGATTGTCGAAGACGATCCCAACAGCCTGTCCGGCCTCACCGCGCTGCTCGCCGCGGACGGTTTCTCCGTCGACACGGCCACGTCGCTCGCCGAAGCGCGCACCGCGCTCGGCCGATCGATCCCCGACGTCGTCCTGGTCGATCTGAACCTGCCGGACGGCAGCGGGTTCGACCTGCTCCAGCACCTGCCGCAACAGCAACCGAACGGGTCCTTGCCCGTGATCGTGCTGACCGGCAACGCGACAGTCGAAAGCGCGATCGAGGGTTTGCGTCACGGCATCTGGGACTATCTGCTCAAGCCGATCAACATCCCGCGCCTGCGCAGCCTGCTCGCGCGGATTCCGCGTCCGTACGAACTGATCGACGAAGTGCAGTCGCTGCGCACGTCGCTGCGTCAGCTCGGCCGCTTCGGCGCGCTGGTCGGGCGCAGCGAGGCGATGCAGCACGTGTACGACATGATCGAGCACAACGCGCGCACCGAAACGGCCGTGCTGTTCTCCGGCGAAGCGGGCACCGGCAAGAAGCTCGCCGCGCGCACGCTGCACGATCTGAGCCGCCGCCGCAAAGGGCCGTTCGTCTCGTTCGACTGCCGCACGCTCGCCCAGGCCGGCCGGCACGGCGCGTCGCTCGACAGCGTGCTGTTCGGCCACGAGCGCGGCGCGTTCGACGGCGCCGACCGGCGCGAGGTGGGCCTGTTCGAACAGGCGGGCGGCGGCACGCTGTTCCTCGACGAAATCACCGCGCTGCCGCTGGTGCTGCAGGAAGCGCTGCTGCACGCGCTCGACTCGCAGAACTTCATGCGGATCGGCGGCACGAGCACGATCGCGAGCGATTTCCGGCTGATCGCGGCGACGCGCCGCCCCGCACGCGAAGCGGTCGCAAACGGCACGCTGCGCGAGGATCTGTGGCTGCGTCTCGATGCGGCGTCGATCACGATGCCGCCGCTGCGCGAACGCGACGGCGACGCGCTCGCGATCGCCGACGCGCTGATCGACCAGCTGAACCGCGACGCGCATGCGACCGGGCGCGGCACGACCGACAAGCGCGCGGCGCCCGGTTTCGTGCGCGAATGTCTGTCGTACGAATGGCCCGGCAACGTGCGCGAGCTGCAGGAGCGCGTGCGCTTCGCGTACGACGCGTCCGGCGATTTCATCGAAACGCTGCGCGCCGGCGAAGCGAGCTTTGCGGCCGGCGCCGCGCTGAACGGCAGCAGCGTGCAGATCAAGGTCGGCACGCCGCTGTCGGACGTCGAGGACCTGTTGATCCGGGCGACGCTCGATGCGGTCGGCGGCACGCGCCACCGCGCGGCGACGCTGCTCGGCATCAGCCCGAAGACGCTGTACAACAAGCTGCAGCGGATGAAGGTGAATTGA